The following proteins are co-located in the Candidatus Eisenbacteria bacterium genome:
- the bcp gene encoding thioredoxin-dependent thiol peroxidase: MAIEEGKKAPAFSLPDQDGKKVSLGDFAGKHLVLYFYPKDDTPGCTKEACGFRDDWKTLQKLGVAVVGVSGDGAASHQKFRAKYKLPFPLLSDPDRKMMASYGAYGEKTMYGKKVIGVIRSTVWIGPDGKVRRHWRRVAKAEDHPSQVLEQLKGEL; the protein is encoded by the coding sequence ATGGCGATCGAAGAAGGCAAGAAGGCCCCCGCGTTTTCGCTACCCGATCAGGACGGGAAGAAAGTCTCGCTCGGCGACTTCGCCGGGAAGCATCTCGTCCTCTACTTTTATCCGAAGGACGACACGCCCGGGTGCACGAAGGAGGCGTGCGGCTTCCGCGACGACTGGAAGACGCTCCAGAAGCTCGGCGTCGCGGTGGTCGGCGTTTCGGGCGACGGTGCGGCGTCCCACCAGAAGTTCCGCGCCAAGTACAAGCTGCCGTTCCCGCTCCTGTCCGATCCCGACAGGAAGATGATGGCGAGCTACGGCGCGTACGGCGAGAAGACTATGTACGGCAAGAAGGTGATCGGGGTCATCCGCTCCACCGTCTGGATCGGTCCCGACGGCAAGGTGCGCAGGCACTGGAGAAGGGTGGCCAAGGCCGAAGACCACCCGAGCCAGGTGCTGGAGCAGCTGAAGGGCGAGCTCTAG